Below is a window of Saccharopolyspora phatthalungensis DNA.
TACACGTCGTTCTCCCAGGCATCCGTCGGTCTGGCCTTCGTGCTGTCCACCGGCTTGTTCAGCCTCCTGGCCGCGATCCCCCGCGACGCCCTGCCGGGCGGCGCCTGGCGAATCCCGTTCATTGCCAGCATTGCCATCTTCGGCGTCGCCATCTTCATCCGTCGCCGTGTCGAGGAGACCCCCGAATTCGTTGAGGTAAAGACAAAAATCGGCATGGAGACGACGGAGCCGCAGAAGATCCCACTGCTGCGCGCGATCAAGGAAAGTCCGCCCGAGCTGATCGTCGGCATCCTGTGCGGATCCGGCCTGAACGTGGCCGGCTACCTCGTCAACACGTTCTCGCTGAGCTACGTTAAGAACACGCTTGAGATGTCCGCCACGGTGGCGACACTCGGCGTCGTCGTGGCGACCGGCGCCAGCGTCGTCACCGTGCCGCTGTTCGGCCTCCTCGCGGATCGTTTCGGGCGCTGGCCGGTCCTGCTGGGCGGCGCCGTCTTCACCGCGCTCTACATGCCGTTCTACTTCCTGCTTCTCGACACCCGGCAGGCCGGCCTCGTGCTGATGGCCATGGGAATCGCCTACGGCGTCGGACAAAGCGCGATGCCCGGTTCCCAAGGAGCGTTCCTCTCCGAACTCTTCGCGACTCGCTATCGGTTCACCGCGATCGCGGCGTCCCGTGAGATCAATGTGATGATCCTCGGCGGCACCACCCCGTTCATCGCCACTGCCCTCGTGGCCGCGAGCAACGGCTCGCCCTGGCTCGTCGTGCTCTTCGTCGTGGCCTGCCAAGTCCGGACGATCGCCTCGGTGCTTCTCATGCGGACGACCAGGAACCATGACGCGGAGAACGCCGCGAGCAATGCGGAACCGCGGAACTCAGTCCCGGTCACGGGGCCCGCGGGCGAGTAAGCCAAGTGTCGTCGAGACAAATGTGCACAATGCGGGCATTTAGGGTGCGCGGGTGAGGTGGGAAAGCTCGGCGAGCCGTCCGGACCTCGACCGCCGCATGCTCACCGACCGCACCTTCCGTGACGTCGACTGGGTCAGCAGCGCGGAATGACCGACCATGCGTTTGTGCGGCAGCTCGCCGAGTCCCGCATCAGCCGCGCGAGTCCCGAGGTCGTCGTCGAGTCGATCGGGCACTCGAAGGTGTCCAACACGGCTTGCGGCTCGTAGGATGCGCGATGTGGCACCGCTGTCGCCCCGGATGCCGGAGATCGGCGCGCTCGAAATGCTGCTCAGCGTCGCACGGCTAGGGAGCTTGAACCGTGCGGCCAAGGAACACGGTATCTCGCAGCCCGCGGTGAGCTCCCGGATCCGCTATATGGAGCGACTGGTCGGGGTGCCGCTGTTGGAGCGTTCCACCTCCGGTTCACGGTTGACCCCGGCCGGCGCGCTCGTCGCGGACTGGGCCCGCGACATCGTGGAGTCCGCGGCGGTCCTGGACGCGGGGATCAGCGCGTTGCGGGAGAAGCGTGCGCACGAACTGGGTGTCGCGGCGAGCATGACCGCGGCGGAGTACCTGGTGCCCGGCTGGCTGGTCGTGCTGCACGAACAGGCGCCGGAGCTCAAGGTGTCGTTGCGGCTCGCCAATTCGGCCGAAGTGGCCAGGTTGGTACTCGGCGGCGAGGTGGACCTCGGATTCGTCGAGGGCCCGTCGGTGCCCGAGGGACTGGACAGCCAGGACGTGGCCGCCGACCGGCTGGAGGTGGTGGTGGCGCCCAGCCACCCCTGGAGTCGTCGGCGCACCCCGGTACCGGCGGCGGAACTGGTCGCGACCCCGTTGATCCAGCGGGAACCGGGCTCCGGCACGCGGTACACGCTGGAGCGGGTGCTCGCCGCCTTCGGACCGCTGGCACCGCCGCTGCTGGAGGCGTCCTCGACGACCGCCGTCCGTTCTGCCGCCGCGGCGGGGGTGGCACCGGCGGTGATCAGCTCGCTCGCCGTGGCCGGGGACCTCGTGGAGCGTCGGCTGGTCGCAGTCCCGGTCGAGGGCATCGACATGCGGCGGGTGATCCGCGCGGTGTGGCGGTCCGGCCATCAGCTGTTGGGACCGGTGCGGGACCTGGTCGGGGTGGCGACGCGGTCCCGGCGCGCCGGCCGTCGCTCACACTACTGACAGCGGCAGCGGCACCCCCGCGAGGCCGCGCCGCACCACGGGAAGTTCCGCCGCGAGTTTCGCCATAGTCGTCGCGGACGGCGCATCGGGATCGCGCGCCACCACGGGAATCCCGGCGTCGCCCGCTTCGCGCATGGCGATATCCAGCGGCACCTGCGCGAGCAACGGCACGTCGAGCTGCTCCGCGAGTCGGTGGCCGCCGCCGGCGCCGAACAGGGGTGTGGCGGCACCGCACGACCCGCACACGAGCTCGGACATGTTCTCCACGACACCGGCGATCGGCATCCGCTGGTCGCGCGCCATCCGGCCGACGCGGGCGGCGACGGTCTGCGCGGCGGGCTGCGGCGTGGTCACTGCCAGCAGCGCGGCCTGCGGCACCAGTTCCAGCAGCGACAGCGCCACGTCGCCGGTGCCCGGCGGCAGGTCCAGCAGCAGCACGTCGAGATCGTCCCAGTGCACGTCCACCAGGAACTGCTCCAACGCCTTGTGCAGCATGGGTCCACGCCACACCACGGGTTCAGTGTCCTCGACGAAGAACCCGACCGACATCAACCGCACGCCGTGAGCCTCGACCGGCAGCATGATCCCGTTCAAGGCGACCGGATTGCGCCGCACGCCGAACAGGTGCGGGATCGAGTAGCCCCACACATCGGCGTCGAGCACGCCGACGCGCTGTCCCGACCGAGCCAGGGCGACCGCGAGGTTCGCCGTCACGCTGGACTTGCCGACGCCGCCTTTGCCGCTGGCCACGGCGTAGACCCGGGTCTGCTCGGGGAGTCCGCGCGGCCGCGCGCCGCGGAGGTCGCGCGCCAGCACCATGCGTTCCCGCTCCGACATGGAGCTGAAACCGACCTCGACCGCGATAGCGCCGGCGGCGGTCGCGGCCGTGGTGATGGCTTCTCGAAGTGACTCGCGCAGCGGGCATCCCGAGGTCGTCAGGGCGATGTCGATGCGCGCTCGGCCCCGGCGGTCCACCTCGACGTCGCGGACCATGCCCAGCTCGGCGAGTCCGCGATGCAGTTCCGGGTCCTGCACGGCACCGACCGCGGCGCGCACCAACTGGCTGTCCGTGTGGCGTTCTGCCTTGTGTTTCAACAACATCGGCTTACCTTCCTAGGGTCTGTCTTATAAGCGGCGTAAGCCGCTTGCGGTGTGGGATTCCGCTTGCACCGCCTGCCCACAGGGTCCTAAACGGCTCAGACGTCGTCTGGCGAGGACAGCCCCAGCGCCGCGTATTGGGCATTACGTAAGTCGGGGATCCCGGAGTCCCAGGCGGCGTCTGAGGTTCCGCTACCCCCACCCGCTACGCAAACCAACTTTGAACACCTATAATGTCAGACGCGGAAGGCTCGGCGTACCGGTGGTACTGGCCTCATCAGGAACTCTGGTCGGCGCTGGCCGTTGGGGCCAAGCGTGGCACGGGTTTTGGCCAGCCATTCCCGGTACACCTCGCGGGAACGCCGAGTGTCGACGTAGACGTCGCCGTAGCGGTCTTCTGGGCGGGCCGGGCTCAGGCTGATCTTCTGCAGCCAGCAGTGCATGCCCGACCACGGGTCCGGTTGCACCCCGAAAGCGAGGTTCTGGTGCACGCCGGGGTCCTGCCAGTGGATGCGTGAGGAGTCCGGATCATCGGAGTCGAACGGTGCGATTCCCGTCTTGTGCCGCAGCAGGAAGGTGTGCTCCCCGTGCGGGTGGGACAGCTCGACCATGCCGGCGACCCACCGGCTGCCTTCGCCGGGGTGCAGGCGCCAACGTCCCATGTGGTGCGATAGAGCGCACACGCCCGGCCGGATCCCCTCGGTCACCCAGACCCGGCAGACGAAGTAGCCGATCCCGGTGCCGATGCGCACCAGATCGCCGGTGCCGACCCCGTGGCGTCCGGCGTCGGCCGAGTTCAGCCACAACGGGTGGGTGTTGCTGATCTCGTTGAGGTACTTGGCGTTCCCGGACCGGGTGTGGATCAGCGTCGGCAGCCGGAAGGTCGGCACCAGCACGAGCTCGCCGGCCGCGATGTCGATCTCACCGTAAGCGACGTGCGACCGGATGTATCCCGGGGTGGCGTGTTCGGGCCAGCCCCAGTCGCGCATCGTCGTCGAGTACACCTCTAGCTTGCGCGACGGGGTGAGCCATCCGGCGGTGACCGAACCGTCGTCGTGCCGCACGCCGACGGAACCGGCCTCACCGACCACCGGAGGCGCGGACTCCAGCGTCACCGGCCGCCGGAACACCCCGTCCTCGTCGGCTTGCGCACCGTGCAGGTCGGCGTCGGTGAGCTCCCGTTCGTCCTGGCGGTACACGTCGTGGTCGATTTCCACGACGCCGTAGCGCCGCATGTACTCCAGCGGCGTCATGCCCTGCTCTGCGGCCTTCTCCGGCAGGCCCGGCACCTGGTTCTCGAACACCCAGCGGTAGTACTCGTCGACGGTGATCTTCTCGCCCGGCCGGTACGGCGACTCGAAGTGCTTGCGGATGCCCAGCGCGTTGTCCGGATCGATGCGCCAGGACAGCTCGAACCAGAACTCGTTCTCCTCCCACACCTCGCCGGGGTTGGCGTCCCGGGTGTCGGTGTAGTCGCGGCCGAGTCGATCCATCGCGACCCGGCGCACCGGTTGGCGAAAGCCCAGCCAACGGCCCGCGTGGGTCTCGTAGGAGTGCGTGTCATGACGCTCCGCACCGTGCCCCATGGGCAGCACGTAGTCGGCGAACTCCGCGGTTTCCGACCAGGTCGGGGTCAGCGCGACGTGCAGGCCGACCTTGTCCGGGTCGGTGAGCTGCTGCATCCAGGTGAAGCCGTCGGGGTTGGTCCAGATCGGGTTGTAGACGCGGGAGAAGTAGACATCCAGGCGACCGCGGCCTTCGGCGAGGAAGTGCGGTAGCAGGATGGACATCTCATTGGTGGACAACGGGTATTCGCGGGGCCAGGTCAGCTCGTTCCAGTGGTCGTGCGGCGCGGGCATCGCCGGCCCGTGCGGGATGAGCTTGTTCCAGCCGTTGGGGCTCGTTCCGCCCTTCGCGCCGATGCTGCCGGTCAGCGCGAGGACGAACCACAGCGCGCGTGCGACCTGCCAGCCGCCAAGATTGCCGGCGCACGCCGAACGCCAGATGTGTGAGGCCAGCCGGCCGCCGCACGCGGCCACGGTCTCCGCTATCTCGGCGATCTTGGCTGCCGGGACGCGCGCTTCCTGGGCGGCGAAATCGAAGGTGTATTCGGCGTAGTCGGACTCCAGGCGGTCGAGGAAGGTCCCGAAGTCCGACGGCGCGTCGGGGTGCAGTTCGCGCAGGTAGGTCTTCCAGTTGAACCAGCGTCGAAGGAAGGCCTCGTCGACCTGGCGGGTGCGCAGCAGGTGTGCGGCCACCGCCAGCAGGATGGCGGCTTCACTGCCCGGCCACGGCGCCAGCCAGGTGTCGGCGTGCGAGGCGGTGTTGGACATCCGCGGGTCCAGCACGATCAGCTTCGCGCCGCCCTGCTTGCCCTCCATGATCCGCTGGGCGTGCGGATTGAAGTAGTGCCCGGTTTCCAGGTGTGAGGACAGCAGGAGGATCACGTTGGCGTTGGCGTAATCCGGCGACGGGCGGTCGTAACCGGCCCACAACGTCATGCCGAACCGCGCGCCGGACGAGCAGATGTTGGTGTGGCTGTTGTGCCCGTCGACGCCCCAGGCGTTCAGGAATCGCTCGGCGAATCCGTCCTCGCCGGGCCGCCCGACGTGGTACATCACCTCTTCGTGGCGATTCTCCAGGATGGCTTGCCGAATCCGGGCGGCGATGTCGTCGAGCGCCTCGTCCCAGCCGACCCGCTGCCACTGCCCGGCGCCGCGGTCACCGGTGCGCTTGAGCGGGTGCAGGATTCGCTCGGGATCGTTGAGCTGGTTGATCGTCGCCGGTCCCTTGGCGCAGTTGCGACCGCGTGAGCCGGGATGCGCCGGGTTGCCTTCGAGCTTCTTGATGGACAGATCGTCCTTGTCGACGTAGGCGAGCAGGCCACAGGCGCTTTCGCAGTTGAAGCAGGTGGTGGGGACCAGCGTGTAGGCGTGGGGCACTTTTCGCGGATGCGCCTTGGCGTCGTACTCGACGTGGTCGTCCCAGGTCGACACCGGCGGGAAGTTGCGCAGATGCTCGTGGTTCCGCGCGCCGGGCAGCACCGGTTCGGAGCGCGGTTGCTCGTCGTGCATGGGCGATTCCTCTCCCGATTCAGGACAGCGGAACGTCTTGGGCGGCGCGCACGAAAACGCTCTCGTAGGCCAGCAGCGCGGCTTGGACCACGACACCCGCCAGCACCGGGAGCATTACGGACGTGCCCTGCCACCCGGTTGCGGCCGCCACCGCGGCGACGATGGCGAGCGCGACGCCACCAGCCCAGAACACGCGTGCGTAACGGCCGTGGGTGACCATGTGCGCGGCAGCCTGGGAATTGCGGGTCGGGTGCCGGCCCAAGTACTCCAGCAGCAGCATCGCCACGTGCAGCAGGGTGCTGATCGCAAGGCTGCGGGCGACGAGCGCAACCGACTCGCCGGACGGGTCGAGGAAGGCGAAGAGCAGCAGCGCACCGGCACCGACCATCACGGCCTGCACGATGAGGTGCCAGAACAGCAGCGGGGACTGCCACAGGTCGCGCCCTTCGGCCTGGCCGAACAGGAATCCGGTGTAGCCGGCGGTCAACGCCGCTGCCGGTACCACCGCCCAGGCCAGCGGGTCCAGCACCACCTCGGCGGTCTGCGTGCTGACTACCCCCGCGGCGGTCAGCACGCCCATGCACAGCCAGGCGGTCGCGATGGCGGCGAACACGCCCAGCACCACTGCGCCCCAGACCAGCCACGATGTCGGGTTGGGCTTCAGCAGCAGGTACAGGAACCGCTTGGGCTGCTTGAGGTCCCAGACCAGCAGAACCCCGGTTACGGCCACGCCGACGACACCGAGCGCCGGCGCGACGACCGTGCCCAGCAGGCCAAGGTCGACCCCGAGAAACCGCGCCAGCGCCGCGACCAGCAGTGCGCCGGCACCGAACGCCTTGGTCCACAGGTAGGTCGTCACTCGCCACCCCCACGGGCGAGGGTGCGCCGTGTTCAGCGTGGTGCGGGCGCGGCTGACCGGGTCGACGGGCAGGTCAGACGGCCCGGTCGGCACCCAGGTAGAAGACGTTCGGACCGGTGTTCTGCTCGGGTGCCCGCACCTGGACGGGATTCTCGTTGACCAGCCTGGCGATTCCGCTGCCGGAATCGTCCAGATCGCCCACCCAGATCGAGTGCGTCGGGCACACCACGACGCACGCCGGTTCCAGGCCCTCGTCGACCCGGTGGGCGCAGAAGTTGCACTTGGCGGCCGTGTGGGTGTCCTCGTCGATGTAGATCGCGTCGTACGGGCACGCCTGCATGCAGCCCTTGCAGCCGATGCACCGTGCCCGGTCGAAGTCGACGATGCCGTCGTCGCGTTTGAACAACGCTTTCGTCGGGCAGATCCGCACGCACGGCGCGTCCGTGCAGTGGTTACACCGCATCACGCCGAAATCCCTCGTGGTGGCCGGGAAATCGCCGGACTCGACGTACTTGACCCAGGTGCGGAACTGGCCGACCGGCACCTCGTGCTCGGTCTTACACGCGACGGTGCAGGCGTGGCACCCGATGCAGGTCCGCTGATCGATGGCGAAGCCGTAACGCACGCCGTCCTCCTCACCAATGTCGGCGATGGAAAGCAATCGCGGTCGGTCGAACGAGGACTGTCGGCGCACCAATACCGCTGGGCGTCCGAGGACCTGTCCAGATCAGACCGTAGATTGGGACGGCCGCATCGACATCAAAGACCGTTGTTGAGGGGTATTGAGTGATCTTTGAACCGAAGCGTGTACGGACCTGGCGTGAGGCATTGCCAATCACGAGTGAGTTGTTGATGTTTGTCGTTGGCGAACTTTTTTTACCGCGCGGTCGCCAGGGTGCGCAGCGCCTGACCGTCGTTATAGCTGCGCGTTGACCCCGGGAAACTGGGTGTGGGTGGGGAACAGCCGGAGTTCGCCGGAGAGTACGCCGTTCCATTGGAACCTGGGACCGTGGTAGCGGGGTGTCAGATAGCTCCACCGCTGGTTGGCGGCACCGATCGCCTGGAGAGCGTCCAGGTACATCCGCACTTCTTCCCGTTTCCCGAGCTCGGTGGCCATGATCTCGTCATATTGTTTCAGGACCCGTTCCTGCCGGTCGTTGATCAGCGTGGCGACCGCCGCAAGAGCATCATTCAAAGACAGTCCCTGGTTTCGGCGGAGCAGGCAGACCAAGTTGGTGTGGTCGCCCCGGAAGCATTCCTTGCGGAAGGAAAGCAGGTCGTTGGGCAGGATCCAGTGTTCGGCTATGAGCCGCTCATATTCCTTGATCAGCCCGTTGGAGCGAATCTCGGATGGCAGGTCGAGTTCCAGGACGTATTCGGCGAAAACCATGAAGCTGGACGGTCCCGCGCTGTCCACGCGCAACCGAAGGTATGCCTGGAGCGGGTCCTCGTCGGTGGCGTCCGGAGCGTCCAGCTCGGCGACGAGCCCACGGACCTGCCAGGTGCTCATGGCCTCGACCATGCGCTGGAAGAACTCCGGCGTTGTTCGTCCCCTGATCCGATCGACCAGTTCGCGGATCACCTCTGGCGGCCATCGATGTGTGCGCGTTGGCTCGCCGACCACTAGTCTCCACAGATCCTCAACGTACTCGGCGCCGCGCTGCTTGCGGAGGTTCTCCGGCGCGTCGGGGTCGGTCACAATCCGGGTGAACTGGTCATCGACCATGAACCACCAGGTGGACAGGTTGCAGATATCGAGGAGCCGACCCCGGTCCGCTCTCGGGTAACCGGTGCACACCAGGGTGCTGCCCAGCATGTCCAACGTGGCCTGTGCCCATTCGGTGTCACCGGGGCACAGATCCTGCACAACCCACTGCTCATTGCGTTGGATGAGTTCGTAGTAGTCGGGATGGAAATCGCAGGAGAAGCGCTGTGCGATCGCCGGAAGGCTGGCGCGCATGCCCGGGACAAGTCCCGGACACGGTCTCGCCGGATCAATAATGCCGGACAGCCCCATCGGTTCTTTCCTTTCAATGTCCGCGCTGTGTCGCGCGAGTGGCTAACTCGCGCAGGACAGCGTCGTCCTCTGCGGGTAGCTGCGCGGCCTGTAAGGCCGCCAGTGCCGCGTTGTAGCGGTGAACGATCATTTCCTCGACGGTTGCGCGGGAACCGGTGACGGTGAAGATATGTCTGATCTCTGCCGCGTGGGTCTCGTCCAGATCCGGGTTGCCAATCAGAGCACGTAACCGGCTTCGCTGATCGGCGTCGGCTCGCTTCCAGGCCAATGCGAGCAGGACGGTGTGTTTGCCGTCGCGCAGATCGTCGATGGCGGACTTGCCGGTATCGGCCGGGTCGGCGAAGACACCGAGCAGATCATCGCGGAGCTGGAAGGCCTCGCCCACCGGTATGCCGTAGGCGGTCCAGGTGTCGAGCATCTCTTGCCCCGCCCCCGCGAGAATCGATCCGAGCTGCAACGGACGCTCCACGGTGTACTTGGCCGTCTTGTACGTGGCGACCGTCAGGGCGCCCTCCATATCGTCATCGAGTACGCCGGTCGAGAGCAGGTCCAGATACTGACCGCTTAGGGTCTCGGTGCGCATGGCGTTGAGCAAGAGCCAGACCCGGCTCGCCCTGGCCGGGTCGAGTTCCGCGCCGTGCACCAGCTCATACGACCAGCCAAGGATGAGATCACCAAGCAGAATCGCGGTATGACGGCCGAACTGTTCGGACGCCGGATGGGTCGGATAGCGGGTAGCGATCTGCCGGTGCAGGGTCTGGCGACCACGACGGGTGTCGCTGTCGTCCATGACATCATCGTGTACCAGCGCGAAGGCGTGGAATAGTTCCAAGGACGCGGCAAGGTGTATGACATCGGCCGGGGCGCCGGTCCCGCCGGCCGCACGCCAACCGCTGTAGCACAGCGCCGGGCGCAAGCGCTTACCGCCGGCGAGACAACCCCGGAGCCACTCGATGAACAGTGAGACCTGCGGTGTGGCCGCCCGCTGCTCCTGGTGCGTGAGGAAATCCTCCAGCAGCGCGTCGACGGCGGAACGGACGTCACCTACTACGGAATGTGCGGTCGTCGTCATAATTCACGCACCCATGTGTCGGCCGGTACCAGACGGTCCATCGGATGGTCACCGTGCTGGTCATAAGCTAGGACGATCTCTCGCATCCGATGCAACATGCCGTCCACATACTTGGCGGGCAGGAAGGCGGTATCGTGGAATGCGGCCAGCCGCAGCATGGTTCCCTCCTGTCTGGCGATCATGTTCAGCCCCACCGGTAATCGGTATGGCAGCCCGTCGTAGTCGACGTGGTATGGGTCGCTGCGCTGGATCGAGCAGCCTTTCAACTGCAGGCCGGCCACCGGCGCCAGCGTCTCGAAGACGACCGGCTGCGACTTGGCGGCCACGGCGAGCAGGTCCGGAAGCTCCGCGCAGAGGGCGGGCATCGTGGCATCGGCGTGCCAATAGGTCGTGTTCAGTTCGTCGGCCGCCAGTCGGAGGCTATCTATAAAGGACAGATTTGGGAGGACCCGCTGGCGAACTAGCACCGTGTCGACGAAGACCCCCACGGTCCGCTCCAGCTCGGCGCTGCGCCGCGCCGCATTGACGGTGTTCAGCAGCACCTCCTGCGCACCGGTGTCGGCGGCCACGAGCGCATGGATCATCGCGTACAGGCCGGTGTGTAGCGTCACCCGGTTGGCCTGTACCAGCCGGAGAAAGCCGGTAGCGGGCACGACAACACTGTTGACCCTGACCCGGTGGGGCTCTTTGGATCTTCGCAGACGCTCGTTGGGAACGAGTTCGACAGGTCTTGCGCCACGGCATTTCTCGGCCCAGTACGTCAGGTCGGCGGCGCTCGGCGCGGGCGCGGCTTGGCTGATCGCGGCCCGATAGCTGGGCGCCGCATCGAGCCCCGGGGCACGGCCGGCCAGCATGCCCGCGTAGAGCTGGCTTAGCTCGCGCTCGATCAGATGAAGCGACCAGTCGTCCGCGATCATGTGCTGGACCCGCAACGATAACTGGTGCTCAACATCCGAGAAGCTGATCAGGTCGGCCGCGAAAACCCGCCCGGACGCCAGCTCTAGTGGCTCGGCCCGGAACAGATCCGCCAACCTGGTCCGCGGCCCTGCCGTGCGCAGCAGCCCGGTTGACGGCTGTCCGATCAGCTGACACTGCTCACCAGGCCGCAACTGCA
It encodes the following:
- a CDS encoding MFS transporter → MGQQWYDFALYGAASALIFGPLFFPQQSSVGGTLASFAIFAVAFFVRPLGGLIAAHVGDRIGRKPILVFTVTLMGVATVAVGLPPTYESIGIWAPILLVLTRLLQGIGAGAEFAGAVTAVAEYVPRNRRGFYTSFSQASVGLAFVLSTGLFSLLAAIPRDALPGGAWRIPFIASIAIFGVAIFIRRRVEETPEFVEVKTKIGMETTEPQKIPLLRAIKESPPELIVGILCGSGLNVAGYLVNTFSLSYVKNTLEMSATVATLGVVVATGASVVTVPLFGLLADRFGRWPVLLGGAVFTALYMPFYFLLLDTRQAGLVLMAMGIAYGVGQSAMPGSQGAFLSELFATRYRFTAIAASREINVMILGGTTPFIATALVAASNGSPWLVVLFVVACQVRTIASVLLMRTTRNHDAENAASNAEPRNSVPVTGPAGE
- a CDS encoding LysR family transcriptional regulator, translating into MAPLSPRMPEIGALEMLLSVARLGSLNRAAKEHGISQPAVSSRIRYMERLVGVPLLERSTSGSRLTPAGALVADWARDIVESAAVLDAGISALREKRAHELGVAASMTAAEYLVPGWLVVLHEQAPELKVSLRLANSAEVARLVLGGEVDLGFVEGPSVPEGLDSQDVAADRLEVVVAPSHPWSRRRTPVPAAELVATPLIQREPGSGTRYTLERVLAAFGPLAPPLLEASSTTAVRSAAAAGVAPAVISSLAVAGDLVERRLVAVPVEGIDMRRVIRAVWRSGHQLLGPVRDLVGVATRSRRAGRRSHY
- a CDS encoding Mrp/NBP35 family ATP-binding protein, translated to MLLKHKAERHTDSQLVRAAVGAVQDPELHRGLAELGMVRDVEVDRRGRARIDIALTTSGCPLRESLREAITTAATAAGAIAVEVGFSSMSERERMVLARDLRGARPRGLPEQTRVYAVASGKGGVGKSSVTANLAVALARSGQRVGVLDADVWGYSIPHLFGVRRNPVALNGIMLPVEAHGVRLMSVGFFVEDTEPVVWRGPMLHKALEQFLVDVHWDDLDVLLLDLPPGTGDVALSLLELVPQAALLAVTTPQPAAQTVAARVGRMARDQRMPIAGVVENMSELVCGSCGAATPLFGAGGGHRLAEQLDVPLLAQVPLDIAMREAGDAGIPVVARDPDAPSATTMAKLAAELPVVRRGLAGVPLPLSVV
- a CDS encoding molybdopterin-dependent oxidoreductase, with the protein product MHDEQPRSEPVLPGARNHEHLRNFPPVSTWDDHVEYDAKAHPRKVPHAYTLVPTTCFNCESACGLLAYVDKDDLSIKKLEGNPAHPGSRGRNCAKGPATINQLNDPERILHPLKRTGDRGAGQWQRVGWDEALDDIAARIRQAILENRHEEVMYHVGRPGEDGFAERFLNAWGVDGHNSHTNICSSGARFGMTLWAGYDRPSPDYANANVILLLSSHLETGHYFNPHAQRIMEGKQGGAKLIVLDPRMSNTASHADTWLAPWPGSEAAILLAVAAHLLRTRQVDEAFLRRWFNWKTYLRELHPDAPSDFGTFLDRLESDYAEYTFDFAAQEARVPAAKIAEIAETVAACGGRLASHIWRSACAGNLGGWQVARALWFVLALTGSIGAKGGTSPNGWNKLIPHGPAMPAPHDHWNELTWPREYPLSTNEMSILLPHFLAEGRGRLDVYFSRVYNPIWTNPDGFTWMQQLTDPDKVGLHVALTPTWSETAEFADYVLPMGHGAERHDTHSYETHAGRWLGFRQPVRRVAMDRLGRDYTDTRDANPGEVWEENEFWFELSWRIDPDNALGIRKHFESPYRPGEKITVDEYYRWVFENQVPGLPEKAAEQGMTPLEYMRRYGVVEIDHDVYRQDERELTDADLHGAQADEDGVFRRPVTLESAPPVVGEAGSVGVRHDDGSVTAGWLTPSRKLEVYSTTMRDWGWPEHATPGYIRSHVAYGEIDIAAGELVLVPTFRLPTLIHTRSGNAKYLNEISNTHPLWLNSADAGRHGVGTGDLVRIGTGIGYFVCRVWVTEGIRPGVCALSHHMGRWRLHPGEGSRWVAGMVELSHPHGEHTFLLRHKTGIAPFDSDDPDSSRIHWQDPGVHQNLAFGVQPDPWSGMHCWLQKISLSPARPEDRYGDVYVDTRRSREVYREWLAKTRATLGPNGQRRPEFLMRPVPPVRRAFRV
- the nrfD gene encoding NrfD/PsrC family molybdoenzyme membrane anchor subunit; translation: MPTGPSDLPVDPVSRARTTLNTAHPRPWGWRVTTYLWTKAFGAGALLVAALARFLGVDLGLLGTVVAPALGVVGVAVTGVLLVWDLKQPKRFLYLLLKPNPTSWLVWGAVVLGVFAAIATAWLCMGVLTAAGVVSTQTAEVVLDPLAWAVVPAAALTAGYTGFLFGQAEGRDLWQSPLLFWHLIVQAVMVGAGALLLFAFLDPSGESVALVARSLAISTLLHVAMLLLEYLGRHPTRNSQAAAHMVTHGRYARVFWAGGVALAIVAAVAAATGWQGTSVMLPVLAGVVVQAALLAYESVFVRAAQDVPLS
- a CDS encoding 4Fe-4S dicluster domain-containing protein codes for the protein MRYGFAIDQRTCIGCHACTVACKTEHEVPVGQFRTWVKYVESGDFPATTRDFGVMRCNHCTDAPCVRICPTKALFKRDDGIVDFDRARCIGCKGCMQACPYDAIYIDEDTHTAAKCNFCAHRVDEGLEPACVVVCPTHSIWVGDLDDSGSGIARLVNENPVQVRAPEQNTGPNVFYLGADRAV
- a CDS encoding terpene synthase family protein; its protein translation is MRASLPAIAQRFSCDFHPDYYELIQRNEQWVVQDLCPGDTEWAQATLDMLGSTLVCTGYPRADRGRLLDICNLSTWWFMVDDQFTRIVTDPDAPENLRKQRGAEYVEDLWRLVVGEPTRTHRWPPEVIRELVDRIRGRTTPEFFQRMVEAMSTWQVRGLVAELDAPDATDEDPLQAYLRLRVDSAGPSSFMVFAEYVLELDLPSEIRSNGLIKEYERLIAEHWILPNDLLSFRKECFRGDHTNLVCLLRRNQGLSLNDALAAVATLINDRQERVLKQYDEIMATELGKREEVRMYLDALQAIGAANQRWSYLTPRYHGPRFQWNGVLSGELRLFPTHTQFPGVNAQL
- a CDS encoding polyprenyl synthetase family protein, which produces MTTTAHSVVGDVRSAVDALLEDFLTHQEQRAATPQVSLFIEWLRGCLAGGKRLRPALCYSGWRAAGGTGAPADVIHLAASLELFHAFALVHDDVMDDSDTRRGRQTLHRQIATRYPTHPASEQFGRHTAILLGDLILGWSYELVHGAELDPARASRVWLLLNAMRTETLSGQYLDLLSTGVLDDDMEGALTVATYKTAKYTVERPLQLGSILAGAGQEMLDTWTAYGIPVGEAFQLRDDLLGVFADPADTGKSAIDDLRDGKHTVLLALAWKRADADQRSRLRALIGNPDLDETHAAEIRHIFTVTGSRATVEEMIVHRYNAALAALQAAQLPAEDDAVLRELATRATQRGH